From the Bradyrhizobium ontarionense genome, the window ATTCCACGCCCCGAGCCGCGCACCGGCGTTGACGGCGATCCTGCCCGGCGCGGCCCCAAGGTGAGGCGCGCTCCTGCCCGAATGGATGAATGCTCACCCATCGAACAGCGCAGCCTCGGTGAAGGCCAGGTCGCCAAGGCGTGGCGGATGGGGCCCCTTGGCATATTTGCGGCCGCGCTTGTCCGAGTACCAGCCGGCAAGGCCTGCGACCGGCGCGTTGGCATCGAAGCGAACCAGCAGGCCGCCGCGCCGGAGCAGAAATCGTCCGATATTGCCCGCCAGCCTGACCAGGCTCGCGACGTCACGGCAGTACAACAAGCGATACACCGGCAGAACGTTCTTCACACGGTGCTTCTGAAAGACGAATGGATAGGCCGTCGGCCCGTCATGGACGACGAGGCTCAGGCAGCCCCAGGCCGCGTGCTGCCGCAGCAGATCGGCCTCGAATGCGGAGAGCCCTGCCGCATCGCGCTCCGCGAACTCGCCAACCCTCACATTCGCTGGCGGCTGCGACAATGCCAGCGCCGCGTAGATCTGCCCCTTGCAATAGACCGAGAAACCCTGGGCTTCGACCTGCGGCCAGGTGTGCGGCGCAGGCGTGATGTTGAAATAGGTGACGGTCTTGTCGCGTGTCGCTGCCCGAACCAGCATCGAGCTGAAAGCTCGGAACGCAGGCTCGACATACCAGCTCGAGACATTCGCCCTGACGATGGTCGTGCCATCGTCGGCCGGAAGTTCCGAGAACAACAGCAGGATCACCCCGACCGGCACGCCGCCATGATCGAGGCAGTAGCCGAAGGTAGGAAAGCCAGTCGGCCTTGGACGCGTCGCGTGGCGATCGAGGCCGCGCAGCCAGTACGCTTCGCTGCGGAATGAAAAGCCGCGCGTGAGCAGCGCCGCGACCGCCGCCAGATCCGCTGTCCTGATTTCGCGGACACGCACGCCGCCGGCGGCTGGTGCCGGCTGCGTATCGTTCGCAACGTCGGTCTTTCTGAGCGGCTGCATTCCAGCGTCATCCGATCGAGATTCGATGTGCGGGCTCATCATCCGAAGTGAACGTCCTTTATCGCAATTCCGGCAAGACTCCGTCCCGTCGCACGCGAACCGGCGACCGCTCTCACCGTTGCGTTAACAGATTGCTTCGCGGGATCGGCGCGGTCGGCCGTCGGACGCCGCGACGGTCGAGCCGGCAATCGCCAACCGCCGCCATCGTCACGGCCGCGGTACACGAAACATGTAGGTCTCATTGGCGTTGAGCCCGTCGACGAAGAAGCGGCCGGGCCTCGCTTCGATCCGGCGCTGCAGCCCATCCCATCCCCAGACCTCGATGCTGCGTGCCCATTGAGGCAGCTCGATCTCGACCGCCCGGCCCGGCCGGTCGGTCCAGCCTGCGATGTTCTGCCAGACGATCAGATCGGCGTCGGGTCCGCTCAACGTGTAGAGCGCGAGACGGCGGTCGGTCGCAACGATCTTCATGTGACCGGCGAGCTGTAGCACCGTCTTCAGGACGAGACTCCGCGCCTCCGGCACCCACGGATTGTTGCTCGCAGCCATCGCATAGGCGAGGCCATCGACATCCGGCGTATCGCCGAGATTCCACGGGAATGCCAGGACGGAGACTGGCGACCGGCCATCCTTCCCGACCACGGCAAGCTGGTCCCAGACCGCGTTGAGAAACAGTTTGGCCGCGACGTGCTCATCCTGCCATGCGCCGGCCCGCGCCACATTGAACTCGGTCGCGTAGAAGTTGACGTCCCGGCTCAGGCCCATCGCCTGCTTGATCCGATCGAAGCAGGTCTGCACCGAGAACTCCCGTCCCCTGGTCATCGGATACCATCGATCATTGTAGTAGGTATGTAGATCGACGCCGTCGAGGCGGCCGTCCTCGAGCAGATCGGCGATCGCAGGCCCATAGCCGCGCAGCGTGGCGTCGCCGTGCGAGTTGCAGGTGGCGAAGCCGCCGGGGACGACGCGCAGCATGGGATCCACGCTATGGACGCCGTCGGCGAGCCCCGCCAGCGCGTCGTGATAGTCCTTGCGCGGAATCGACGCCTGCACATCCGGCTCGTTGATCGCGGTGAAGACGGTCGCGCCCCAGTCGGGAATACCGTTTTCCCGGCCCCAGTCGCCGCCGGGGCGAAAACGCTTGGCCATCGCCTGCCCTGCGGCGAACCAGTCCTGATAGGACCCGATCGGCTGCGGCGGGTTCAGGGTCTGATAGCTGCCTTCATATTCGAGCAGGATCAGCGGCGTGATGCCGCTCTTGTGCGCCTCAAGCATGGCGGCATCGAAATCGCGCGGCGTCGGCACCCGCGCGAGCGTGCGCCAGCCGTAGGAATCCATCCGCCCCATCCCGGCACCGACCCCATGCAGCGCCTGATAGATCTGCGTGCTCTTGCCGGCGAGATGCGTCACGAGATTGCCGCCGCCAATGCGGTCGGACATCCGCGATGCGGGTCCGACCAACTCGCCCGACCGGGCCGTGCTCGACTGAACGAACGAGACAATCGTTAACAGGGCTATGCTAATAACCACCAGATTGGAACGAAGTCGCAATGTCTGATCCCGTAGATTTCTGTGATGAATTTTGAGATCGTCCAGGTCGTGCAAGAGATAAGCAATGCCGGCGGCGTGGAAACCGTCGCCATCGAGCTGGCCCGCGTTTTCGGTCGAAATGGTTTATCGAACATCGTCCTCGCGAGCACGGTCGCTGAGAATCTCGAACAGTCGATCAGGGTCGAGCCGGTCGCGCCATGGCTTGCACGCATTCCGACCCGCGGGCTTTTCCGTCATATCGGACGCGCCATCGTGGTGCCCCTGTTCACGCTCGCTGCAACGCGGGCGCTCGCACGTCATCCCGACGCCGTCATCATCAGCCACGGCGACAGTCTCAAGGGCGACGTCCTGATCGTTCATGCCGTCAATGCGCAGAGCCTTGCGGAGAAGCGCGCCGCCGGCAGCTGGCGCTGGCTGCTCAATCCGATGCATCTCTGGGTCAGCCTGCGCGACCGGTTCATGATCGGAGGCTTGCGCTATCGCGCATTCGTGGCCGTGTCGGAGCGCGTGACCGCGGAGCTGCAGCGAATCTATCGCGTGCCGCCGTCGCGCATCCACGTCATATCGAACGGAATCGACCTCGATCGTTTTCGCCGCGACGAAACCCGCGGCCAGGCCATCCGCCGCGAGTTCGGCATACCGGAGAGCGCGAGACTGCTGTTGTTCGTCGGCCACGAATTTCATCGCAAGGGACTGGCGCATGCGGTCGGCGCACTCGACCGGCTGGGCGACGATGTCCGACTGCTGGTCGTTGGCTCGGACAATCCCGCGCCGTACCGGAAGCTGACACGCAAGGCACAGGATCGCCTGATCTTCGCCGGCCCGCGTTCCGACATGACGGCGCTCTATTCCGCCGCCGACGCCTTCGTGCTGCCGACGAGCTATGAGACGTTCTCGCTGGTCTGCATGGAAGCGATGGCCTGCTCGGTGCCGGTGTTCGCAACGCCGGTCGGCGGCATCGAGGACTATCTCCGCGACGGCGTCAACGGCTTCCGCATCCTGGCCGACGCCGACGACATCGCCGCCAAGATCGCTGCGGCATTCGCCGATCCCGCACTGATGCAGCAACTCCGGGACGGCGCGCGCGCGACCGCGCAGGCCTATGGCTGGGATCAGGTTGGGCTGCAATATATCGAGCTGCTCAGGCAGATCGATGCCGAGAAGCGCGCGGTGCGCCGACCCGCATTGCCGCTCTCCGCCGAGGCATCGTAGCTGACTAATTGGCTTGCAGCGGCTGGCTCCGAACGACGCGGGAACCAGTTCTCGACTGGTCTGCAGCGCGGCAGGCATTTTCAATCGCGCTCGCGACGGCATCGTAGGTGAAGCGCCTGAGCACATTGGCACGTGCGGCTTCGGCCCGCGCAGCGAGCTGCACGCGATCGATATCGAGCTCATCGAGCAGCTGGCACAGTCGGCCTGGATCCCGCTCGGGCACGATCCATCCGCCGTCGCCGACCACATCCGGAATGGCGCCGCAGGTCGATCCGATCACCGGAATCCCGCAGGCCTGGGCCTCGATAATCACCCGGCCGAACTGCTCGCGCACCGCGCGCGTCGTCCGCGTCAGCAGCAGCAGCGTATCCAGGCTGCGCAGGAAGGACGCGACCGCGGCCGGCGAATCCCACCCCTTGATATCGACGCGGTCACCCAATCCGAGCTCATCCACACGCTGGCGCAGATGCGCTTCGTGCGGCCCCTCGCCCATGATGCTCAGCCTGATCGGTGACTTGCTGCGCGCGAGCGCCTCCAGCGCGTCGTCCAACCCCTTCTCCACCACGAGCCGGCCGACATAGCCGAGCCGGAGCTGCTCTCCGGCGGGCTTTGCCAGTCTGGCCACGGCCGGCGTGAACGTCGCGAGATCGACGCCATAGCCGATCGGCGTCACCGGCCCCGAATAGCCTCGCGCCCTGACCACATTCGTTGCATCGGGACTGCGCGAAAGGACGTGATCAGTTCGCCCGAGCACGAATTTGCGGATCGCCTCGAATGGAGGTGGCAGCCGTTTCAGGATGTTCTGATCAACCTCGATCACCAGCGCCGCGCGCCCGCGCAGCATCTGGGCCTGCAGCGCCACGATGCTCCACGGCTCTTCCCAGAGCTGGATGACGTCGGGATCGAGCTCGCGCAGCAGCCGTCGCAGGGCTGGATAGAAATGGACGTACCACTTCATCGGGCCGGCTTCGGGCAGCCGGATCGGCAGCCGATGGATGGGAAAGCCTTCATCGCAGGGCGGGGCGACGATCGTGCGGCCAAATTCCTTCCAGACCTCGGGCATGACGAGGTGCAGATCGACGTCGGGCCGGGATGCGAGATGGCGATAGCGCAACCGGCCAGCCTCGCTGCTGGTGGCCGGATGCGCAATCGAGACGATCCGCAAGCGCCCGCTGCTAGACACGGCCCATCACCTTCGCTGCGGCGCCGCTGAGACCCGTCAGATGCATCTCCATCGCAGCCAGACTGCGATGAGCGCCATTCATGGTGTTGCGGGGGATGGAGAACGCATCCTGCCCGGCGAGAACCAGTCCCTTGCGCGTGGTCGCGGCGCTGGCAAATCCCGCCTGCCGCGCCAGCGCGAAATCACGCGGACCGCAATCGGCTGCACGCCCATAAGGAAAGGCAAAGTGCTGGACGTCGATCCCGAGACGCTCGTTCAGGCGCAGCCGGCCGTCCGCCAGCTCGCTCAGCGCGTCGTCCGGCGACAGCGACGCGATGCGCGCATGCGACACCGTATGCGCACCGATCTCGACCAGCGGATCCCGCGCGAGCACATCCAGCATGTCCCAGGAGATCGCGTGCTTCCCGTGCATCGCGTCGATGTCGATGTCGTTGGCGGCACAGAACGCGGCGTAGCGATTGCCAGCTTGTGGACCGTCCCAGTTGGCCGCGATCCGCGCAAACACGGCGCGACGCTGCCCGGCGCTCGACAATTCGATGCGCGCGCCATCGACCGTGACGTGGCCTTTGTGCAGCAGCGCATCTTCCAGGCCCGCCGCCCACAGCGGCAAGGTGCCGTCGGGAATGCCCGTGGTCACGTACAGCGTCACCGGCACGTTGTGCCGGCGGAACACCGGCACCAGCAGCTCGAACGTGTCGCGATAGCAATCGTCGATCGAAAAATTGATGTAACGACCGGCCGGCTCGGCGCTCGTCGTCCGACGCAGCGCCTCGCTGATGGTCACGACGTCCCAGCCCTGGCCGAGCACATAACCGAGGAACCTATCTAGGAAATCAGCATCGACGTAGAAGTCGCGATTGGGCAAACGCTCCCAATGCTGCGACGAAGCGGTGCGATGGAAGGTCAGGCAGCAGCCGCGCGGACCGAGCACGCGATCGGCGGCCTTGGCGAGCGGAAGGACGAACGCACTGGAGGCCATCATGGCTTTTGCTGCAGCGAGCGCCAACAACGTCAACTCAGCTCTCCCTTCATCCGGAACGTGCGGCGAGCATGCCTGAGCGCAGCGCTTGCGACGGCGGGCATCAGCATGCCGACCGCCAGGGCGAGGCAGATCAGATAGGCGATGCCGCCCGCGAACAGGCGCGCGAGCAGACCTGGCACGGCATCCTGAATCATCAGCCCGAGCACGACCATCAGCGCGGCCGGCAGCAGAGCGAGACCGATCACGGTCAGCAGCTTTCGCGCGTCTCCGAGCACGAACACGACGCCGAACAGCAGCACGAGGCTGCGGATGGCTTCGCCGATGCCGAGCAGTTGCATGCCGGCAGCCGGTGACGGATCGAACAGGGGGACCACCAGGTTGAACGCCATGTTGGCGAGATAGGCCGACACGATGATCAGCGCGGCGACGCCGTTGCGGCCGGCGCCGTTGAGCAGGCGGATCAGGATCCAGCCGAGCGTCGCCGCCCAGACGCCGCAGGCGATCCCCTTCAAGGCGTGTGATGTCAGCAGCAGCGCCTCGTCGCCGAATGCGCCGCGGAAATAGATGAGACGGACGATATCGGTCGAGAACAGCAGCAGGAATGCGGACGCCGGCAGCGTCAGCGCCAGCAGCGGCCGCAGCAGCGCTTCGGTCTGCGCGCGCGGATCAGCCGGCGCGTGCTGCGACAGCACGGCCATGCCGAGCGGCTGGCTGATCAGCAGCAACGCGCTCTCCGTCAGCGAGCGCGCGTAATCCAACGAGGCGACGGCGCCCGTGGTCAGGCGCGACGCGGTGAGGCGCTCGATCCAGACATTGCCCTGCTCGGCGAGCGGCAGCGCCAGCAGCACGCGCAGCCGGCGGAAGAACTCGATGCCCTTGTCGACCACCAGGCGGCCCGTGAGGCCGGAGAAGGTCAGCGTTCCCTCGCGCCACAGCGTCAACAGGCCCCACGCCGCGAGACCGTTGAACGCAAGTGTGAAGGAGCAGGCGAGCGCATAGGCGTCGCCCGTCAGAACGAGCAGGCCGATGCCGCCGATCACGGCCACGTTCAGGAGGCTGGCGCGGACATTGGTCAGCCGCGTGCGCCCGAGCGCGATCTCGCCGGCCGCCAGCACGTTGAGGACCGCCGAGGCCGGCATGCCGAACGACATCATGCGCACGAAGTGCAGGGTGAGCTCGCGCCCTTCCGCCGAGAAGCCGCCGACGACCGCGTTCACCCACACTTCGCCGAGCAGTAGGATGATCGCCATCACCACCAGCGACACCAGGCCGATCACGATCGTCAGCGCGCCCAGGCTGCGGGCGGCATCCGGGCGCTGCAGCGCCTCGCGATGCATCGGGATCATAATCGCCGGCACGCTTTCGTTCTGCAGGAACGCGAGCGGAATCAGCACGGCGGCCATGGCAGCGCGAAAGCCGTCGGCAACGAGCGAGGCGCCCAGCACATGCGCCATCAGGACTTCACGCCCGAAGCCGAGCATCTTGCTGGCCAGCGCGCCGCTGATCAGCAGCGCGCTGAAGCGCCGGAGCGAATGACCGGAGGAGCTCATGTCGCCTCCTCCCTCGGAGCCGGCGGGACCAGGAGGGCTGCGAAGGTCCAGAACAGGAAGCCGTTCTCGCCCGAGGTGATGTTGGCAAGCGGAAGCTGCATCAGTGCGCCGGCCGCCAACGCACCGACGATGACGGCCTCCGACGATCGGTCCGCCCACGCGGAGGCCAACGCATTGCCGATCGCCCAGAACAAGGCCGCCAGGCAGAAGCCGCCAACGATGATGCCCATCGTCAGCCAGCACGCGATGATCATGCCGTCGACCGGCATCGCGCCGGCGGCGCCGACGTCGGTGATCGTGAAGCCTGTACCGAACAACGAACTATCCGGCAGATTCCACAGCGTGACGAACTCCTGCAGCCGCTCCTGCGCGCTGCCGTCCTGCGTCCCTTCGCTCAATGACGAGAGGCGATCGGCGACCACGTCGCCGAACGGCGTCAATGTCGCCGCCAGCACCACGGCGACGCCTAGGCCGATCAGGATCAGGCCGGCGCGGCGCCGCGTCTGCGAGAACAGCAGGCAGAACAGCAACCCCACCGCGAGCGAGATCCAGGCTGTGCGATACATCGACAGCAGGAAACCGAGCCCCGCCGGCAACGCAAGAAGCAGCGCGGGCCACGAGCGACGACTGAACGCAACGAGAAGTAGCCCGGCCGCCGTGAAGCTGGCGTAGACCGCGGGCGCGTTCATGGTGCTGAACGAGCGCACGCCGTAGGGGACCGGCTGGCCGATCGAGATGATCGGCGCGAATTCCATCCAATAGCGATCCCAGTCCGGCGGATCGACATACTGATAGATCGCGTAGAGACCGGTGACGGGAAGGATGATCACGAAGGCGGAAGTGGCCGCATCGATCAGCTCACGGCGATCGGCACTCAGCATCAGCACTGCAGCATACAGCAGCGGCGCCAGCCATTTCAGTGGTCCCGAGGCGGCATTGGTCCAGTCAGCCTGCGCGAGCGACAACAGCCCGGCGTAGACGACGCAGACCGCGACGAGTCCGAGCGGCCAGATCCAGCGCGCCGGCAGTTGCCGTTCCTCGAGCAATTTCGGCAGCGATGCCACCGGTGCGAGAATGGCGAACAGCGGGCCGATCAGCATCAGACCCAACTGATCGTAGCCGGCCGAGAGGTCGACGATGCGCCGCACGAAGGGCGCGAAGCTGAAGAGGATCAGCGCGGCCTGCAGGTGCACGGCCGGCCCCTGCCGCCACGCGTACCAGCCGGCGCCGCCACACCCGAGCACGAACAGCGCGCGCGATGCGCCGCCGAGCACGCTCGCCGCGGTCGCGGTGAGCATCAGCACCAGGATCGCGGCGGCCCAGCCGGGCACGCGCCAATTCCGCTCGGTGGGGGAAGATGTGAGGATCGTGCTCACACCGCCGCTCCCGCGCGGACATGGCGGATCAGGAGCCCGATCGACTCGAGCATGCGCGCAAGGCTGTAATGCGTGCGCGCCCGGCGCGACGCATAGTCCAGCTGAGGCTCCAGAAGCTCCGGCTGAGCAAGGACGGCCTCCAAAGCTTCCGCCAGCGCACGCGCGTCACCGGGCGGCACGAGCAGGCCGGCCCGGCCATGTTCGAGAATGTCCGGCGCAGCTCCGGCATCGGTGGCAATCACCGGCACGCCGGCCAGCATGGCTTCGACCAGGGTGCGGCCGAACGGCTCGGGATCGATCGACGGATGCACCATCGCGTCCACCGCCTGCATCAGCACGGGCACGTCGCCGCGGTGGCCGAGGAAGTGGACCCGATCGCCGAGACCGAGATCGGCAACCAGCCTTCTCAACTGCACCGCATAGTCCTGCTCGCCGAACAGCGCATCGCCAACGATGATGCAGTGGACATCTGGCAGATCGGCCAACGCCTGAATCAGGACGTGCTGCCCCTTCCAGGCTGCGAGCCGGCTGAAGACGCCGACCAGCGATCCGGGTGGCAGGCCGAGCCGCCGCCTCAGCTCCTGCCGCGAGACGGGCTCGGGCTGAACGGTGAGACCATTCGGCACGACCTCGATGAGAGACCGCCGGCCGCCGGCATCGACGAAGGCCGCGGCAGCCGCCTCGGATGGAACGATGACCTTTGCCGCGAAACTGTTGGCCAGGAACACCTGCAGGCGGCGCTGCAGGGTGCCGAAATGCGCAGGACTGATGATGTCGTGCAGGTGCCAGATCAGCGGTCTCCGCGCCACGATGTTGGCGAACGCCGACAGCACAAAGGCCTTCTGCGAGTTGGCATAGACGACGTCATGCTTGCGGGCGGTTCGTGCAAGCTCGACGGTGATCGCGGCCAGCCGACCGAACAGCGGCAGAACCTTGAGCCATGAGCTGTCGCGGCGGAACTGCGCCAGGCCCTGCCCCCAGCGTGACGTGGTGACGGGAAGTCCGCGCTCAGCCAGCGCTTTGGCGAGCGGCCCCTGCTCGAACAGAAATGCCGACGACTGCGTTCGATCCTGCACCACGTCGAGAAGGATCAGTTCGGCGCCGCCGATCTGTCCGGTGTGATCAACGAACAGCACGCGCTCGGTCGCCATCATCCCGCCCTGGCATAGGCTGCGGTCGAGACCTGCTCTGGCCGCGACGTCGCGCGCCGCTCGGACTCGGTCATCGTCACGACAATGCCGACATCGCCGGCTCCGAGCGCCCTGCTCCGGCTCACCGCCTTGACGGCAGGCTCGATCGAGGATCGATCGCTGCCCACGCAGACGATGGCCCAGTCGATGCCGGTCAGGAAATCGCCCCCCTGCGCCGGGAGCGGCGTGTCGACAAGAATCGCGTCGTAGCCGTCGAGACCAGAGAGGAGTGCGTCGAGAGTGAGCGCTTCGAGGATGTCGCCGACCGGACCGGTCGTCGTGCCGACCGGTAGCACGTCGAGATGGGCGTGATCAGTACGCATGACCGCGTCACGCACAGGTGCCCCGTGGTCCAGCGCGCGCAGCCATCCCGAGGTCGGTGCCAGCGCCATCAATTGTGCAAATGCCGGACGCGCGAGCTCGCATTCGACGAGGAGCACGCGACGTCCGGCTGCGGCCAGATGTTCGGCCAGCGCGCAGACGGTCGTGGTCTTGCCGTCGCCTGCGTCAGGAGACGTCACGGCGATGCGTTGCGGCCGCTGCGGCTGATCCAGCCCCAGCTCGCGAACGAGATCGTGCAGCGCGTGCTGGAATTCAGTGTCTTCCGAGGCCAGGCGCAACACCTGCGGAATCGCGAGCGGCTGATGGCCCTGCAGAATGGCGCCGAGCGCGGACATCTGCCGCAGGGTCTTCAGCCGCGGCAGGCAGGCCAGGATCGAGACATCCGCGACGCTGGGAAAGTGAGATCTTCGCTCGGGCGTTAATGACGGCTCTACCGGCGCTGACGGCTCTGCGGCCTGCTCCGGCAGTTCGGGAACACTCGCCGGCGCATCATCGACGTCAGGCGCAACCTCGTCGCGGGCGGCCACGGCCGCTGCCGGCTGCGGGGCCACCTCCGGAGGAGCGACGGGGGCCGAGTGTTTGATCGCACGCGAGCCGAGCTGATCAGCCAGAAGCGCAGCGCCGACGCCGAAGATGATTGCAAGCGTCATTCCGGCGGCCAGGAACGGGATCTTCTTCGGGAAGAACGGCTTGCTCGGCAGCTCGGCGAGGCTGACGAGGCGCGTGCTGCCGCGCAGGACGCGCCGCTCGGTCTCGAGCTCGCTCGCCTTCTTGTACAGCTCGGCATATTGCTGCCGCTTGATCTCGGTGTCGCGGACCATGCTCTCGATCGACGCCTCGTCCAGCGTGGCCGAGCCGGCCTCCGCCTTGGCGGTGTCCATCCGCTTCTTCAGCGTGTTTACCAGCGTATCATTGGCGTCGAACGCCTTCTGCGCGCTGGCCGCGATGGACTGCATCTCGTCGACCAGCCGCTGCTGGATCGTCGCCTGCTCGCGCGTCAGTGCCAGGATCGACGGATGCTTCGGGCCGAGCACACCGGCCGCGCTCGCGAGCTGCGCGCTGACGCTCGTCAGCTGCTGCTTGAGGTCGGCGATGGTCCGGCTCTGCAGCACTGACGGTGCGTCGGTCGGGCCACGCTCCTGCTCGGACTTGATCTCCTGCAGCCGCGCCGCAGCTTCGGCCCGCGCCGCCTCGGCCTGCGACAATTGCTGGCCGATGCTCGTCAATCGCTCCGAGGAGATCGGCGCGTTGGCGCCGCGCATCAGCCCCTTGGTGCGGCGGAATTTCTGGATCTTCTCGTCGGACTCGCGCAGCTGCTGGTCGAGCTGCTTCAGCTCCTGCCACAGCCAGGAGCTCGCGACCTCGCGGCTGTTGGCGCCCTCGGTGCGCTGATCCTCGAGAAACGTCTGCGTCAGCGCGTTCGCGAGCGCCTGCGACACCTCGGCGAGGCCGGACTGATAGGAGATGTTGATGACGCGCGAGCGGCCGGCCGACGCAACGCTGAACCGGCTCTCGACGTGATCGATGAACGCG encodes:
- a CDS encoding glycosyltransferase family 4 protein, with the translated sequence MNFEIVQVVQEISNAGGVETVAIELARVFGRNGLSNIVLASTVAENLEQSIRVEPVAPWLARIPTRGLFRHIGRAIVVPLFTLAATRALARHPDAVIISHGDSLKGDVLIVHAVNAQSLAEKRAAGSWRWLLNPMHLWVSLRDRFMIGGLRYRAFVAVSERVTAELQRIYRVPPSRIHVISNGIDLDRFRRDETRGQAIRREFGIPESARLLLFVGHEFHRKGLAHAVGALDRLGDDVRLLVVGSDNPAPYRKLTRKAQDRLIFAGPRSDMTALYSAADAFVLPTSYETFSLVCMEAMACSVPVFATPVGGIEDYLRDGVNGFRILADADDIAAKIAAAFADPALMQQLRDGARATAQAYGWDQVGLQYIELLRQIDAEKRAVRRPALPLSAEAS
- a CDS encoding lipid II flippase MurJ — protein: MSSSGHSLRRFSALLISGALASKMLGFGREVLMAHVLGASLVADGFRAAMAAVLIPLAFLQNESVPAIMIPMHREALQRPDAARSLGALTIVIGLVSLVVMAIILLLGEVWVNAVVGGFSAEGRELTLHFVRMMSFGMPASAVLNVLAAGEIALGRTRLTNVRASLLNVAVIGGIGLLVLTGDAYALACSFTLAFNGLAAWGLLTLWREGTLTFSGLTGRLVVDKGIEFFRRLRVLLALPLAEQGNVWIERLTASRLTTGAVASLDYARSLTESALLLISQPLGMAVLSQHAPADPRAQTEALLRPLLALTLPASAFLLLFSTDIVRLIYFRGAFGDEALLLTSHALKGIACGVWAATLGWILIRLLNGAGRNGVAALIIVSAYLANMAFNLVVPLFDPSPAAGMQLLGIGEAIRSLVLLFGVVFVLGDARKLLTVIGLALLPAALMVVLGLMIQDAVPGLLARLFAGGIAYLICLALAVGMLMPAVASAALRHARRTFRMKGELS
- a CDS encoding glycosyltransferase; translated protein: MSSSGRLRIVSIAHPATSSEAGRLRYRHLASRPDVDLHLVMPEVWKEFGRTIVAPPCDEGFPIHRLPIRLPEAGPMKWYVHFYPALRRLLRELDPDVIQLWEEPWSIVALQAQMLRGRAALVIEVDQNILKRLPPPFEAIRKFVLGRTDHVLSRSPDATNVVRARGYSGPVTPIGYGVDLATFTPAVARLAKPAGEQLRLGYVGRLVVEKGLDDALEALARSKSPIRLSIMGEGPHEAHLRQRVDELGLGDRVDIKGWDSPAAVASFLRSLDTLLLLTRTTRAVREQFGRVIIEAQACGIPVIGSTCGAIPDVVGDGGWIVPERDPGRLCQLLDELDIDRVQLAARAEAARANVLRRFTYDAVASAIENACRAADQSRTGSRVVRSQPLQAN
- a CDS encoding polysaccharide deacetylase family protein, giving the protein MTLLALAAAKAMMASSAFVLPLAKAADRVLGPRGCCLTFHRTASSQHWERLPNRDFYVDADFLDRFLGYVLGQGWDVVTISEALRRTTSAEPAGRYINFSIDDCYRDTFELLVPVFRRHNVPVTLYVTTGIPDGTLPLWAAGLEDALLHKGHVTVDGARIELSSAGQRRAVFARIAANWDGPQAGNRYAAFCAANDIDIDAMHGKHAISWDMLDVLARDPLVEIGAHTVSHARIASLSPDDALSELADGRLRLNERLGIDVQHFAFPYGRAADCGPRDFALARQAGFASAATTRKGLVLAGQDAFSIPRNTMNGAHRSLAAMEMHLTGLSGAAAKVMGRV
- a CDS encoding glycosyltransferase; this translates as MMATERVLFVDHTGQIGGAELILLDVVQDRTQSSAFLFEQGPLAKALAERGLPVTTSRWGQGLAQFRRDSSWLKVLPLFGRLAAITVELARTARKHDVVYANSQKAFVLSAFANIVARRPLIWHLHDIISPAHFGTLQRRLQVFLANSFAAKVIVPSEAAAAAFVDAGGRRSLIEVVPNGLTVQPEPVSRQELRRRLGLPPGSLVGVFSRLAAWKGQHVLIQALADLPDVHCIIVGDALFGEQDYAVQLRRLVADLGLGDRVHFLGHRGDVPVLMQAVDAMVHPSIDPEPFGRTLVEAMLAGVPVIATDAGAAPDILEHGRAGLLVPPGDARALAEALEAVLAQPELLEPQLDYASRRARTHYSLARMLESIGLLIRHVRAGAAV
- a CDS encoding GumC family protein; amino-acid sequence: MRQADVAEALSGFDAVARIWRRRGVFAIVAGATLLVAIAALVLLPVRYLATASVIIAEQEPGANTSAAWAQKIGDPADMESQLLVIRSPRLLRQIMSTPGVVDAVVSECERGRLLGSTDACQRLKSDTGAFIDHVESRFSVASAGRSRVINISYQSGLAEVSQALANALTQTFLEDQRTEGANSREVASSWLWQELKQLDQQLRESDEKIQKFRRTKGLMRGANAPISSERLTSIGQQLSQAEAARAEAAARLQEIKSEQERGPTDAPSVLQSRTIADLKQQLTSVSAQLASAAGVLGPKHPSILALTREQATIQQRLVDEMQSIAASAQKAFDANDTLVNTLKKRMDTAKAEAGSATLDEASIESMVRDTEIKRQQYAELYKKASELETERRVLRGSTRLVSLAELPSKPFFPKKIPFLAAGMTLAIIFGVGAALLADQLGSRAIKHSAPVAPPEVAPQPAAAVAARDEVAPDVDDAPASVPELPEQAAEPSAPVEPSLTPERRSHFPSVADVSILACLPRLKTLRQMSALGAILQGHQPLAIPQVLRLASEDTEFQHALHDLVRELGLDQPQRPQRIAVTSPDAGDGKTTTVCALAEHLAAAGRRVLLVECELARPAFAQLMALAPTSGWLRALDHGAPVRDAVMRTDHAHLDVLPVGTTTGPVGDILEALTLDALLSGLDGYDAILVDTPLPAQGGDFLTGIDWAIVCVGSDRSSIEPAVKAVSRSRALGAGDVGIVVTMTESERRATSRPEQVSTAAYARAG
- a CDS encoding O-antigen ligase family protein, with the protein product MSTILTSSPTERNWRVPGWAAAILVLMLTATAASVLGGASRALFVLGCGGAGWYAWRQGPAVHLQAALILFSFAPFVRRIVDLSAGYDQLGLMLIGPLFAILAPVASLPKLLEERQLPARWIWPLGLVAVCVVYAGLLSLAQADWTNAASGPLKWLAPLLYAAVLMLSADRRELIDAATSAFVIILPVTGLYAIYQYVDPPDWDRYWMEFAPIISIGQPVPYGVRSFSTMNAPAVYASFTAAGLLLVAFSRRSWPALLLALPAGLGFLLSMYRTAWISLAVGLLFCLLFSQTRRRAGLILIGLGVAVVLAATLTPFGDVVADRLSSLSEGTQDGSAQERLQEFVTLWNLPDSSLFGTGFTITDVGAAGAMPVDGMIIACWLTMGIIVGGFCLAALFWAIGNALASAWADRSSEAVIVGALAAGALMQLPLANITSGENGFLFWTFAALLVPPAPREEAT
- a CDS encoding acyl-CoA acyltransferase; the protein is MQPLRKTDVANDTQPAPAAGGVRVREIRTADLAAVAALLTRGFSFRSEAYWLRGLDRHATRPRPTGFPTFGYCLDHGGVPVGVILLLFSELPADDGTTIVRANVSSWYVEPAFRAFSSMLVRAATRDKTVTYFNITPAPHTWPQVEAQGFSVYCKGQIYAALALSQPPANVRVGEFAERDAAGLSAFEADLLRQHAAWGCLSLVVHDGPTAYPFVFQKHRVKNVLPVYRLLYCRDVASLVRLAGNIGRFLLRRGGLLVRFDANAPVAGLAGWYSDKRGRKYAKGPHPPRLGDLAFTEAALFDG